The following coding sequences lie in one Stenotrophomonas rhizophila genomic window:
- the ilvC gene encoding ketol-acid reductoisomerase, protein MSTNDLPQIKIAVVGYGSQGRAHALNLRESGFDVVIGLRPGGPTEVKAQADGFTVKAPAEAVKDADLVAVLTPDMVQKKLYEDVLAPNMKQGAVLLFAHGLNVHFDMIKPRDDLDVVLVAPKGPGALVRREYEIGRGVPCIWAVYQDRSGKAAEYALAYAAGLGGARANLIQTTFKEETETDLFGEQAVLCGGASALVQAGFETLVEAGYQPEIAYYEVLHELKLIVDLFYEGGITRMLEFISETAQYGDYVSGPRVIDAGTKARMKDVLTDIQNGTFTKNWVAEYEAGLPNYNKFKQADLEHPIEKVGKELRAKMVWLQSQAA, encoded by the coding sequence ATGAGCACCAACGACCTGCCCCAGATCAAGATCGCTGTTGTCGGCTACGGCAGCCAGGGCCGCGCCCACGCACTGAACCTGCGTGAATCCGGCTTCGACGTTGTCATCGGGCTGCGCCCGGGTGGCCCCACCGAGGTCAAGGCGCAGGCCGATGGCTTCACCGTCAAGGCCCCGGCCGAGGCGGTCAAGGATGCGGATCTGGTCGCCGTGCTGACCCCGGACATGGTCCAGAAGAAACTGTACGAGGACGTCCTCGCCCCGAACATGAAACAGGGCGCGGTGCTGCTGTTCGCGCATGGCCTGAACGTGCATTTCGACATGATCAAGCCGCGTGACGACCTGGACGTGGTGCTGGTCGCGCCCAAGGGCCCGGGCGCGCTGGTGCGCCGTGAGTACGAGATCGGCCGGGGCGTGCCGTGCATCTGGGCGGTCTACCAGGACCGGAGCGGCAAGGCCGCCGAGTACGCGCTGGCCTATGCGGCCGGGCTGGGCGGCGCACGTGCCAACCTGATCCAGACCACGTTCAAGGAAGAGACCGAAACCGATCTGTTCGGCGAGCAGGCAGTGCTGTGCGGCGGTGCCTCGGCGCTGGTGCAGGCCGGCTTTGAAACGCTGGTGGAAGCCGGCTACCAGCCGGAAATCGCCTACTACGAAGTCCTGCACGAACTGAAGTTGATCGTGGACCTGTTCTACGAAGGCGGCATCACCCGCATGCTGGAATTCATCTCCGAGACCGCGCAGTACGGCGACTACGTCAGCGGCCCGCGCGTCATCGACGCCGGCACCAAGGCGCGCATGAAGGACGTGCTGACCGACATCCAGAACGGCACCTTCACCAAGAACTGGGTGGCCGAGTACGAAGCGGGCCTGCCCAACTACAACAAGTTCAAGCAGGCCGACCTGGAGCACCCGATCGAGAAGGTAGGCAAGGAACTGCGCGCCAAGATGGTCTGGTTGCAAAGTCAAGCCGCGTAA